One genomic segment of [Phormidium] sp. ETS-05 includes these proteins:
- a CDS encoding tetratricopeptide repeat protein, whose translation MRKVTQMLQGIWQRLTGLWGPGEGGNPPAPSSAVPPTPPPPLEDGDYQLLFGQLLEGTSRQGWGAPEVLQYLKALGERGNMQAWTDWLLRYGERLLRAKSPDPQLTLQLLHFGQLGCGELSAVAYALGTQMQAKLTPPPPAPAPAPATPQDVKGWFEQGNQQFAAEKLAEALASYQKAIELQADFLPAWVNTGLIYFHQQNYENAIAAFDAALQINGENATVWFYRGCTLSILERPELAIDSYEKCLQLQPNLIEAWQYRGLDLAKLDRFEESVTSHEQAIQLKPDFVEAWSSHGNALVKLGRYGEAVASYNQALQLQPDHLEALFNRGVALMSQGDYSQALESLELLLQLQADFYPAWVERGRVLLALGRPQEALAAFDSALQLDPSDATAQAYRDEALSQIQG comes from the coding sequence GTGCGTAAGGTGACACAAATGCTTCAGGGGATTTGGCAGCGGCTGACAGGCTTATGGGGACCTGGAGAGGGCGGTAATCCACCAGCCCCATCATCAGCAGTACCTCCAACACCGCCACCACCGCTGGAGGATGGGGATTATCAACTACTGTTTGGGCAGTTGCTCGAAGGCACCAGCCGTCAAGGTTGGGGGGCGCCGGAGGTGTTGCAGTACCTGAAAGCTCTGGGAGAGCGGGGCAATATGCAGGCGTGGACTGACTGGCTGTTGCGCTATGGGGAGCGTTTGCTGAGGGCAAAAAGCCCGGACCCGCAGTTGACGCTACAGTTGCTCCACTTCGGGCAGTTGGGTTGTGGCGAGTTGAGTGCGGTGGCTTATGCTCTGGGGACCCAAATGCAGGCAAAGTTGACGCCGCCACCGCCTGCACCGGCTCCTGCTCCGGCTACCCCCCAAGATGTGAAAGGTTGGTTTGAGCAGGGCAATCAACAGTTTGCGGCGGAGAAGCTCGCCGAGGCTTTGGCTTCTTATCAAAAGGCGATCGAACTCCAAGCCGACTTCTTACCCGCTTGGGTGAATACGGGCCTGATTTATTTTCACCAGCAAAATTATGAAAATGCGATCGCGGCTTTTGATGCGGCTTTGCAAATTAATGGTGAAAATGCCACGGTTTGGTTTTACCGGGGTTGCACCCTGTCGATTTTGGAGCGTCCGGAACTGGCGATCGATAGTTATGAAAAGTGCCTGCAGTTGCAGCCGAATCTGATTGAGGCTTGGCAGTATCGCGGTTTAGATTTGGCGAAGCTCGATCGCTTTGAAGAATCTGTCACTAGCCATGAGCAGGCAATTCAGCTCAAACCGGATTTTGTCGAGGCTTGGTCTTCCCACGGCAATGCTTTGGTGAAATTGGGTCGGTATGGGGAGGCAGTGGCTTCCTATAATCAAGCGTTACAGCTCCAGCCGGACCATCTCGAAGCTCTATTTAACCGGGGAGTTGCTTTGATGTCCCAAGGCGACTACTCACAAGCCTTAGAATCTTTGGAGCTATTGCTACAGCTACAGGCAGATTTTTATCCCGCTTGGGTGGAGCGGGGACGGGTGTTGCTGGCTCTGGGCCGCCCCCAAGAAGCTCTCGCCGCTTTTGATTCTGCCCTGCAATTAGATCCCTCTGACGCTACCGCCCAAGCCTACCGAGATGAGGCCCTCAGTCAAATTCAGGGTTGA
- a CDS encoding DUF1818 family protein, which yields MKILKSGPGWRLGWNPEAKIYTGLVGTDDWSVELTDTELDDFCRLLLSLASTLGDMAGELMDEEKIACEAESPSLWMEVEGYPDAFSLRFILQGDANATADAVRRCEGSWSPAAVPGLVAAAKTLKVF from the coding sequence GTGAAAATTCTCAAAAGTGGTCCTGGCTGGCGTTTGGGCTGGAATCCAGAAGCGAAAATATATACTGGTTTGGTGGGAACCGATGACTGGTCCGTGGAACTGACGGATACGGAGTTAGATGATTTTTGCCGGTTGCTGCTGTCTTTGGCAAGTACCCTGGGGGATATGGCGGGTGAGCTGATGGATGAGGAGAAAATCGCCTGTGAAGCTGAATCACCCTCCCTGTGGATGGAAGTGGAAGGCTACCCCGATGCTTTTAGTTTGCGGTTTATCCTGCAAGGGGATGCTAACGCCACGGCTGACGCTGTTCGCCGCTGTGAAGGTAGTTGGTCCCCGGCTGCAGTGCCCGGTTTGGTAGCTGCCGCAAAAACTTTAAAAGTTTTTTGA
- a CDS encoding DNA-directed RNA polymerase subunit omega — translation MHKRSSLKAANLMLRSEELIKGASNRYRITVQVANRAKRRRAEDFDNDEATMKPLLRAIIEMSDELNQPELLGD, via the coding sequence ATGCACAAGCGTTCTTCCTTGAAAGCTGCAAATCTGATGCTGCGATCGGAGGAACTAATCAAGGGAGCCTCTAACCGCTACCGGATTACGGTGCAAGTGGCAAATCGCGCTAAGCGGCGGCGGGCGGAAGATTTTGATAATGATGAAGCCACGATGAAACCCTTACTGCGGGCAATCATCGAGATGTCCGACGAACTCAACCAACCGGAATTACTCGGAGATTAA
- a CDS encoding LCP family protein: MWDGFDHYLEVEPRKKGEAVKKAAKTLKHITRGSANALSGLLWRLVILAIMGTSSATLGGIIALIAAAVWVKPSPQPDNLSHRPASFGYQLSAPVNILVMGVDPVPETPQNSALVFGGRSDTILLLRFQPGKKSLAVLSVPRDTRMVIPGVGTGKINEANPIGGADLTAAALSRNLNHVPIHRYVRLSTGALRELVDLLGGLEVFVPAPMSYSDYTQKLHINLTPGWQTLSGVQAEQFARFRSDRLGDIGRLQRQQLLLKALRQRLTSPALIPQLPALIRMMGSYIDTNLQGEEILALVYFSLHLPPENLQMVLLPGEFDSGRRERDAGYWSIDSVGRDRVLSEYFDIKAPRQLPPHPCTRAGCSRLKIALQNATDDEKAIASMRQYLEAQGWRNLYVVPEKYPLPLRQTQIIAQKGDLHGAQLLQRLLGVGAIEASSVGDLASDLTIVVGRDWPVKGPISPRQ, encoded by the coding sequence ATGTGGGATGGATTTGACCATTATCTGGAGGTAGAACCACGGAAGAAGGGGGAGGCGGTGAAAAAAGCGGCCAAAACCCTGAAACACATCACTCGGGGCAGCGCCAATGCCTTATCTGGTTTGCTCTGGCGATTGGTGATTTTGGCGATTATGGGGACAAGTAGCGCCACGTTGGGCGGCATTATCGCCTTAATCGCCGCTGCAGTATGGGTCAAACCCTCACCACAGCCAGATAATTTATCCCATCGGCCAGCTAGTTTCGGCTATCAGCTATCTGCTCCAGTGAATATCCTGGTGATGGGGGTGGATCCGGTGCCGGAAACGCCCCAAAACTCAGCTTTGGTGTTTGGTGGTCGCAGCGATACGATTTTACTCCTGCGCTTCCAACCGGGGAAAAAGTCCCTGGCAGTCCTATCGGTGCCCCGGGATACTCGGATGGTGATTCCGGGGGTGGGAACGGGCAAAATCAACGAGGCGAACCCGATTGGGGGGGCTGACCTCACGGCTGCGGCTCTCAGTCGCAATCTGAATCACGTACCGATTCACCGTTATGTCCGCCTCAGTACGGGAGCCCTGCGGGAGTTGGTGGACTTGCTGGGTGGGTTAGAGGTGTTTGTCCCGGCGCCGATGTCTTACTCTGACTATACCCAAAAGCTGCATATCAATTTGACCCCGGGATGGCAAACCCTCTCGGGGGTGCAAGCGGAGCAGTTTGCTCGGTTCCGCAGCGATCGCCTGGGGGATATTGGGCGTCTCCAGCGCCAGCAATTACTCCTAAAAGCCTTGCGCCAACGCCTTACCAGTCCGGCTTTAATCCCACAGTTGCCCGCTTTGATTAGAATGATGGGCTCTTATATCGATACCAATCTCCAAGGGGAAGAAATCCTGGCTCTGGTATATTTCAGCCTGCACCTCCCACCGGAAAATCTGCAAATGGTGTTGCTGCCTGGGGAGTTTGACAGCGGACGCCGGGAGCGGGATGCTGGCTACTGGTCGATCGACTCTGTGGGGCGCGATCGGGTTTTGAGTGAGTATTTCGATATTAAGGCTCCGCGTCAATTGCCCCCACATCCCTGCACTCGGGCGGGCTGCTCTCGGCTGAAAATTGCCTTGCAAAATGCCACGGATGACGAGAAAGCGATCGCCTCGATGCGGCAATACCTGGAAGCCCAGGGCTGGCGTAACCTTTATGTGGTGCCGGAGAAATATCCTTTGCCCCTGCGTCAAACTCAGATTATTGCCCAAAAGGGAGATTTACACGGGGCGCAACTGCTGCAAAGGTTGCTGGGTGTGGGGGCGATCGAGGCTAGCTCGGTAGGAGACCTCGCCTCTGACTTGACGATCGTGGTGGGGCGGGACTGGCCAGTGAAAGGGCCAATCTCCCCGCGCCAGTAG
- a CDS encoding tetratricopeptide repeat protein: MDKRGKCLFLLGRYAEAISSFDKALALQPDDSAMNGRQQAIDALKAGKGMF, encoded by the coding sequence TTGGATAAGCGGGGTAAATGTCTGTTTCTGTTGGGCCGCTACGCCGAAGCCATTTCTTCCTTTGATAAGGCCCTGGCTCTCCAACCGGATGACAGTGCCATGAACGGACGCCAACAGGCGATCGATGCTTTGAAAGCTGGCAAGGGCATGTTCTAA